In Streptomyces sp. NBC_00569, a single genomic region encodes these proteins:
- a CDS encoding GMC family oxidoreductase: MTRRIVVCGGGSAGGVLAARLSEDPGNSVTLIEAGPDYRTPEETAPEVLDADKIGFTTHDWGYTSTDEVAEADNIPMFGKVKKESVPVLRGKVIGGSSSVNGANALRPTPDDLARWTGLGNDRWSWDQVLPYLKKLEDDPAGGELHGTGGPVHIERFTESSGLRPVQAAFLDACAQAGHSVHEDMNGADQLGAGPLPLNRANGIRQSSAIAYLGPARGRTNLTVLGERTVDRVEFTKDATARAVLLTDGTRLEADLIVLAAGSIGSPSILMRSGVGPRRILDELSIPVVRTLEGVGRNLRDHPMVYLTYQVDEEAVGELTPPLQSVLTFAASGADSGDAVDLHAVVLTMEPGELLVPLVLYRPYSLGSMEIVSRDPDAAPRIGLGLFEHPDDLRRMVSGIRHMRQIMESSPLRKYIKAETWPGPAVTTDADLVHAVLQGKNTCCHAVGTCAMGGEGTSTAVVDQYGKVHGTDGLYVVDASIMPDIPALPTNTTTMMLAERIADDLRMGG, encoded by the coding sequence ATGACACGTCGCATCGTGGTGTGTGGAGGCGGCTCCGCAGGAGGAGTTCTGGCCGCTCGGCTCAGCGAGGACCCCGGCAACTCGGTCACGCTGATCGAGGCGGGCCCCGACTACCGCACGCCGGAGGAGACCGCCCCCGAGGTCCTCGACGCCGACAAGATCGGGTTCACCACGCACGACTGGGGCTACACGTCGACCGACGAGGTCGCCGAGGCCGACAACATCCCGATGTTCGGCAAGGTGAAGAAGGAGTCCGTCCCCGTCCTGCGGGGCAAGGTCATCGGCGGCTCCTCATCCGTCAACGGCGCCAACGCCCTGCGTCCCACCCCGGACGACCTCGCCCGCTGGACCGGCCTCGGCAACGACCGCTGGTCCTGGGACCAGGTCCTGCCCTACCTGAAGAAGCTGGAGGACGACCCGGCCGGCGGTGAACTGCACGGCACCGGCGGCCCCGTGCACATCGAGCGCTTCACCGAAAGCAGCGGGCTGCGCCCGGTCCAGGCCGCGTTCCTGGACGCCTGCGCCCAGGCCGGCCACTCCGTGCACGAGGACATGAACGGCGCCGACCAGCTCGGCGCGGGCCCGCTTCCCCTCAACCGCGCGAACGGCATCCGCCAGAGCTCCGCCATCGCCTACCTCGGCCCGGCGCGCGGCCGTACGAACCTCACCGTCCTCGGCGAACGGACCGTGGACCGCGTCGAGTTCACCAAGGACGCCACGGCACGTGCCGTACTTCTCACCGACGGAACCCGCCTGGAAGCCGACCTGATCGTCCTCGCCGCGGGCTCGATCGGCAGCCCGTCGATCCTGATGCGCTCCGGCGTAGGCCCGCGGCGGATCCTCGACGAGCTGTCCATACCGGTGGTCCGCACCCTTGAAGGCGTCGGCCGGAATCTCCGCGACCACCCGATGGTCTACCTCACCTACCAGGTGGACGAGGAAGCCGTCGGCGAACTCACCCCGCCCCTGCAGAGCGTGCTCACTTTCGCCGCGAGCGGCGCCGACAGCGGCGACGCTGTCGACCTGCACGCCGTCGTTCTGACGATGGAGCCCGGGGAGCTGCTGGTGCCGCTCGTCCTGTACCGCCCGTACTCCCTGGGCAGCATGGAGATCGTCTCCCGCGACCCGGACGCCGCACCGCGGATCGGTCTCGGCCTCTTCGAGCACCCCGACGACCTGCGGCGCATGGTGTCCGGCATCCGCCACATGCGGCAGATCATGGAGTCGTCCCCGCTGCGGAAATACATCAAGGCCGAGACTTGGCCCGGCCCCGCGGTCACCACCGACGCCGACCTGGTCCACGCCGTCCTCCAGGGCAAGAACACCTGCTGCCACGCCGTCGGGACGTGTGCGATGGGCGGTGAGGGGACTTCCACCGCGGTCGTCGACCAGTACGGCAAGGTGCACGGCACGGACGGTCTGTACGTCGTGGACGCCTCGATCATGCCGGACATCCCGGCGCTGCCGACCAACACGACGACCATGATGCTGGCCGAGCGCATCGCCGACGACCTGCGCATGGGCGGCTGA
- a CDS encoding 3-hydroxybutyryl-CoA dehydrogenase, with translation MTAISRLGVVGCGLMGSGIAEVAALRGLDVTVAESTPELAAIGRARVTASLDRGLRRGKLTEADRDHALARLSFTHDLGDLSDRQFVVEAVAESREVKLEVFRQLDKVVADPHAVLATNTSSIPVVDLAVATGRASQVVGLHFFNPVPVQKLVELIPALTTGADTLARARDFAAEGLGKEVVQAPDRSGFVVNALLVPYLLAAIRMVESGAARPEDIDRGMELGCAHPMGPLRLLDLIGLDTAQAVADSLYEEFKEPLYAAPPLLQRMVTAGHLGRKSGRGFYAYDA, from the coding sequence ATGACTGCCATCTCCCGCCTCGGCGTCGTCGGCTGCGGCCTCATGGGCTCCGGCATCGCCGAGGTCGCCGCGCTGCGCGGCCTGGACGTGACCGTCGCCGAATCGACCCCCGAACTCGCCGCCATCGGCCGCGCCCGCGTCACCGCGTCCCTCGACCGCGGGCTGCGACGCGGCAAGCTCACCGAGGCCGACCGTGACCACGCACTCGCCCGGCTCTCGTTCACGCATGACCTGGGAGACCTGTCCGACCGGCAGTTCGTCGTCGAGGCCGTCGCCGAGAGCCGGGAGGTGAAACTCGAGGTCTTCCGTCAGCTGGACAAGGTGGTGGCCGATCCGCACGCGGTGCTCGCCACGAACACCTCGTCGATCCCCGTCGTCGACCTCGCCGTCGCCACCGGCCGCGCCTCCCAGGTGGTGGGCCTGCACTTCTTCAACCCCGTACCGGTGCAGAAGCTCGTCGAGCTGATCCCCGCCCTCACCACCGGCGCCGACACCCTGGCCCGCGCCCGCGACTTCGCCGCCGAGGGGCTGGGCAAGGAGGTCGTGCAGGCACCCGACCGGTCGGGCTTCGTGGTCAACGCGCTGCTCGTGCCGTATCTGCTCGCCGCGATCCGCATGGTCGAGTCCGGCGCGGCCCGTCCCGAGGACATCGACCGCGGGATGGAGCTGGGCTGCGCCCACCCGATGGGGCCGCTGCGGCTGCTCGACCTGATCGGCCTGGACACCGCGCAGGCCGTGGCCGACTCGCTGTACGAGGAGTTCAAGGAGCCCCTGTACGCCGCTCCTCCGCTGCTGCAGCGGATGGTGACCGCGGGGCATCTGGGCCGTAAGAGCGGGCGCGGGTTCTACGCGTACGACGCCTGA
- a CDS encoding acyl-CoA dehydrogenase family protein — protein MHSRHPEIDPQSLSETDEQRELRSILRDFFTDASGPEAVRKHLATPRGFDEALWARLAGEIGVHGLAIPEEYGGSGFTFAELAVALEESGRVLYCAPVLPTVVLAAQALLNSEDRQACTRYLPRIADGTLTATVAGFDDAAKPGISAQHGASGWVLRGAADFVLDGAGADLIVVRAQTPDGARLFACEPLVGTCLRTPHRVLDETRRQARVEFSGAPATLVGESGDVTATLDAGRAALAAEQIGGSGHALDATVEFVAQRQQFGRPIGSFQAVKHRLADVLVALEAARSASSYATVCVATASPQMPVAASAAAAVCSETFRLATAEYVQLHGGIGFTWEHPAHLYVRRARSAEVLFGTVDQNRARLAELVGLAPRSAA, from the coding sequence ATGCACAGCCGTCACCCCGAGATCGACCCCCAGTCGCTGTCCGAGACCGACGAACAGCGCGAACTCCGTTCCATCCTGCGGGACTTCTTCACCGACGCGAGCGGCCCCGAGGCCGTCCGCAAGCACCTGGCCACCCCACGCGGATTCGACGAGGCGCTGTGGGCGCGGCTCGCCGGCGAGATCGGCGTGCACGGGCTGGCGATCCCCGAGGAGTACGGCGGATCGGGCTTCACCTTCGCCGAGCTCGCCGTGGCGCTGGAGGAGTCGGGGCGCGTCCTTTATTGCGCACCGGTGCTGCCCACGGTGGTCCTCGCCGCGCAGGCCCTGCTCAACAGCGAGGACCGGCAGGCGTGCACGCGCTACCTGCCACGGATCGCGGACGGCACCCTCACCGCAACAGTGGCCGGTTTCGACGACGCCGCCAAACCCGGCATCAGCGCTCAACACGGGGCGTCGGGCTGGGTGTTGCGCGGTGCGGCCGACTTCGTGCTCGACGGGGCGGGGGCGGATCTGATCGTGGTGCGGGCCCAAACCCCCGACGGTGCAAGGCTGTTCGCCTGTGAGCCGCTCGTGGGCACCTGCCTGCGGACACCGCACCGCGTCCTGGACGAGACGCGCCGACAGGCACGGGTGGAGTTCAGCGGCGCACCCGCCACGCTTGTGGGCGAGTCGGGTGATGTGACGGCGACCCTCGACGCCGGGCGGGCAGCGCTCGCCGCCGAACAGATCGGCGGCAGCGGCCACGCGCTGGACGCCACCGTCGAATTCGTCGCGCAGCGCCAGCAGTTCGGGCGCCCCATCGGCTCGTTCCAGGCGGTCAAGCACCGGCTGGCCGACGTGCTGGTCGCCCTTGAGGCGGCCCGATCGGCATCCTCGTACGCGACCGTCTGCGTGGCCACGGCCTCGCCGCAGATGCCGGTGGCCGCGAGCGCCGCTGCCGCGGTCTGCTCGGAGACGTTCCGTCTGGCGACGGCCGAGTACGTCCAGCTGCACGGCGGGATCGGATTCACCTGGGAACACCCGGCTCACCTCTACGTGCGCCGAGCCCGCAGCGCCGAAGTGCTTTTCGGCACAGTGGACCAGAACCGCGCCAGGCTCGCCGAACTCGTCGGGCTCGCCCCCCGATCCGCCGCCTGA
- a CDS encoding aldehyde dehydrogenase, with protein sequence MKAIDHKAFFINGAWRAADGTDRFDVISPRSEQRIGSVPAASKADIDAAVAAARHAFDAGEWPRLTPAERADYLSRLADGIERRRNELAELITEELGCTLFLSQIYQTVSPVMSFNYAAEIGRCLQTAEVRVSDLSRLGGESAGGGIIPMAGSSLVVKEPVGVVASFPAYNFALPAIGQKAGPALIAGCTVVVKVTEPNPLALFVVGEICEEIGLPPGVLNIVAARAPESDYLVRHPGVDMVSFTGSVEVGARIAAACGELIRPCVLELGGKSAAIVLEDAKLEDVVPVLVGASVGTNAGQSCVAQTRLLVPESQYRAYAEALADGFASLKVGDPMDADTAVGPLVTSRQRERVEYYVDVARKEGATIAHGGRRPTHLSRGWYYEPTLVSDAHNGMRVSREEIFGPVASLIPHRGEDDAVRIANDSELGLAGSVFTADTAHGFEVARRVRTGTFSVNTFAADLGSAFGGFKKSGLGREHGPDAVQEYLATKTISIDPSRQLPESVTRNVPRGTGPGAR encoded by the coding sequence ATGAAAGCCATCGATCACAAGGCCTTCTTCATCAACGGAGCCTGGCGAGCGGCCGACGGCACGGACCGTTTCGACGTGATCTCCCCGAGGTCGGAGCAGCGCATCGGCAGTGTCCCGGCCGCCTCGAAGGCGGACATCGACGCCGCGGTGGCCGCGGCCCGGCACGCGTTCGACGCAGGGGAGTGGCCCCGGCTCACCCCGGCGGAGCGTGCGGACTATCTCTCTCGCCTCGCGGACGGGATCGAGCGGCGACGGAACGAACTCGCCGAGCTGATCACCGAGGAGCTCGGCTGCACGCTGTTCCTCTCGCAGATCTACCAGACGGTGTCGCCTGTCATGAGCTTCAACTACGCCGCCGAGATCGGCCGGTGCCTGCAGACGGCCGAGGTGCGCGTCAGCGATCTGTCGCGGCTCGGGGGCGAGTCGGCGGGCGGCGGCATCATCCCCATGGCCGGGTCCAGCCTGGTCGTCAAGGAACCCGTCGGGGTGGTCGCCAGCTTCCCGGCGTACAACTTCGCGCTTCCTGCGATCGGTCAGAAGGCCGGACCGGCGCTGATCGCGGGCTGCACCGTCGTCGTCAAGGTCACCGAACCCAACCCCCTGGCCCTCTTCGTCGTCGGTGAGATCTGCGAGGAGATCGGTCTTCCGCCCGGCGTCCTCAACATCGTCGCCGCGCGGGCACCGGAGTCGGACTACCTGGTGCGCCACCCCGGTGTGGACATGGTCAGCTTCACCGGCTCGGTCGAGGTGGGTGCGAGGATCGCGGCGGCCTGTGGAGAACTCATCCGGCCGTGCGTCCTTGAACTCGGTGGCAAGTCCGCGGCCATCGTCCTGGAGGACGCGAAGCTGGAGGACGTCGTTCCGGTCCTGGTGGGGGCCAGCGTCGGCACCAACGCCGGCCAGAGCTGCGTCGCCCAGACCCGGCTCCTCGTACCCGAGTCGCAGTACCGCGCCTATGCCGAGGCCCTGGCCGACGGATTCGCCTCGCTCAAGGTCGGCGACCCCATGGACGCCGACACGGCGGTCGGTCCGCTGGTCACCTCGCGTCAGCGTGAACGCGTCGAGTACTACGTGGATGTGGCGCGCAAGGAGGGCGCGACGATCGCCCACGGCGGCCGCCGGCCCACGCACCTGAGCCGTGGGTGGTACTACGAGCCGACCCTCGTATCCGACGCGCACAACGGGATGAGGGTGTCGCGGGAGGAGATCTTCGGACCCGTCGCCTCGCTCATTCCGCACCGCGGCGAGGACGACGCCGTGCGGATCGCCAACGACAGTGAACTGGGCCTGGCCGGTTCCGTGTTCACCGCGGACACGGCGCATGGCTTCGAGGTCGCCCGGCGCGTGCGCACCGGCACGTTCTCGGTCAACACCTTCGCGGCAGATCTGGGCTCCGCGTTCGGCGGGTTCAAGAAGTCGGGCCTGGGACGCGAGCACGGCCCGGACGCCGTACAGGAGTACCTGGCGACGAAGACGATCTCGATCGACCCGAGCCGACAGCTTCCGGAGTCGGTCACCAGGAACGTCCCCCGCGGAACCGGCCCCGGGGCTCGCTGA
- a CDS encoding FAD-dependent oxidoreductase yields MHKEDVDLLIIGAGMAGLTAGARAVRDGLSVVIVEIGEDVGGSARFAGYAWTAPSHDVMEQHNPSGDSALKRALVDRFDDGISWIRSLGVEAKDAQRVLSFGRGHQFDTNHYVDTCRRLIVEGDGELLLETDAEGLVVEDGVVAGADLRTADGTRRRVRARATLLVTGGFQGDLALRAAHVHPAADRMQLRSNPHSRGGGYRLATRAGAAAGHDNAGFYGHLIPSGIPFADPADFVDMSLYYSEHALLLNLRGDRFVDETLGDHLTAMALLEQPEGRGLLIADARVFRDWIVGSYVEGAVAVDKYALASKRGGRVGLAEDLDELAFLPEEWGYDADTVRTAVRQFNEHAAAGKDPVPGRELDHLPLDEPPYYVIETVPAITFPFHGLRIDDRARVLGEDGRPIGGLLAAGSDTGGLWHRAYAGGIASALVFGLTAADTARAATYHS; encoded by the coding sequence ATGCACAAAGAAGACGTCGACCTGCTGATCATCGGGGCGGGGATGGCGGGGCTGACCGCGGGTGCCCGTGCCGTCCGCGACGGCCTGTCCGTGGTGATCGTCGAGATCGGCGAGGACGTCGGCGGTTCGGCGCGCTTCGCCGGCTATGCGTGGACCGCTCCGAGCCACGACGTCATGGAGCAGCACAACCCGAGCGGGGACAGCGCGCTCAAGCGCGCCCTGGTGGACCGCTTCGACGACGGCATCTCATGGATCCGCTCCCTCGGCGTGGAGGCCAAGGACGCACAACGCGTCCTCAGCTTCGGCCGCGGGCACCAGTTCGACACCAACCACTACGTCGACACCTGCCGGCGCCTGATCGTCGAAGGTGATGGCGAACTTCTGCTGGAGACCGACGCAGAGGGGCTGGTGGTCGAGGACGGTGTCGTCGCCGGAGCGGATCTGCGGACGGCGGACGGCACGCGCAGGCGGGTCAGGGCGCGCGCCACGCTCCTCGTGACCGGCGGTTTCCAGGGTGACCTCGCCCTCCGCGCCGCCCATGTGCACCCCGCGGCCGATCGCATGCAGCTCCGCTCCAACCCCCATAGCCGCGGCGGCGGTTACCGTCTCGCCACGCGCGCCGGAGCCGCCGCCGGCCACGACAACGCCGGCTTCTACGGGCACCTGATCCCCAGCGGGATCCCCTTCGCCGACCCGGCCGACTTCGTCGACATGTCGCTCTACTACAGCGAGCACGCACTGCTCCTCAATCTGCGGGGCGACCGGTTCGTCGACGAGACGCTGGGCGATCACCTCACCGCGATGGCGCTCCTGGAGCAGCCTGAAGGCCGCGGTCTGCTCATCGCGGACGCCCGGGTCTTCCGCGACTGGATCGTCGGCTCCTATGTCGAAGGCGCCGTCGCCGTCGATAAGTACGCGCTGGCGAGCAAGCGGGGCGGTCGCGTCGGGCTCGCCGAGGACCTCGACGAACTGGCTTTCCTGCCGGAGGAATGGGGCTACGACGCCGATACCGTCCGCACCGCCGTCCGGCAGTTCAACGAGCACGCCGCGGCGGGCAAGGACCCGGTCCCCGGCCGGGAGCTGGACCACCTGCCGCTGGACGAACCGCCGTACTACGTCATCGAGACGGTCCCGGCCATCACGTTCCCGTTCCACGGCCTGCGCATCGACGACCGGGCCCGTGTCCTGGGCGAGGACGGCCGCCCCATCGGTGGGCTCCTGGCAGCCGGATCGGACACCGGCGGCCTCTGGCACCGCGCCTACGCGGGCGGCATCGCCTCGGCCCTTGTCTTCGGACTGACCGCCGCGGACACCGCCCGCGCGGCGACCTACCACTCGTGA
- a CDS encoding oxidoreductase yields the protein MKHPTDLALAAPFTLGALTLRNRLVATAHATAAVADGAPTEADAAYWRRLAQGGAAMVITGGTAVAPESTLPQRYLTEAWRPEIKDAVRRRAEAITEGGAVAIAQLVHLGRETLGAGTYYAPVSAAAVRSPREASAPHALSTEEVRGVVDAFRISAANSVQAGFHGVELHAGHGYLLAQFLSRVTNTRDDGYGDRIALLAQVIDAIRAEIGQLPIGVRVSVEAGKASGLGLDDLIELLPRLDAASPFTYANVTTGVRNTYVPGMATTRPPLLESVARLRAAVAVPLLVSQGFRGVADIERALDAGADLVGMARPFIADPDFARKVSSGDERAIRPCTGCNEGCRTFEPTGSCSVNPELGPPGATARPAVPLLLRRRPGSRSGPVAVLGAGPAGMECAMALARTGATVVVFDSAREVGGQARLAALAAHRPGWQKLVDFQRDQLSDLGVRVRLGTSPMSAELVEYAHIVLATGAEETAVPVPGELPTLTSTDFLQQYADVVPRAPRVAVLDDGFGWWQGVSAVESALAAGAREVTLITPGNGFATGLSPENRTQLMNRLTGAPLRVVAMNGVMSTTADGVRLCHVLDGAETDLTADVLVTVGERHPRRPDFTPADGQSVRAVGDCVVPRRIAHAVAEGRAAAEAVAAGPPSAMS from the coding sequence ATGAAGCACCCCACCGATCTCGCCCTCGCCGCGCCGTTCACGCTCGGCGCTCTCACCCTGCGTAACCGCCTTGTCGCCACTGCCCATGCCACCGCGGCCGTCGCGGACGGGGCCCCTACGGAGGCCGACGCGGCCTACTGGCGACGCCTCGCCCAGGGCGGCGCCGCGATGGTGATCACCGGTGGCACCGCCGTCGCCCCCGAGTCGACCCTGCCGCAGCGCTATCTGACCGAGGCGTGGCGCCCGGAGATCAAGGACGCCGTGCGCCGCCGGGCCGAGGCCATCACCGAGGGCGGCGCCGTCGCCATCGCGCAGCTCGTCCACCTCGGCCGTGAGACCCTGGGCGCGGGTACCTACTACGCCCCGGTCTCCGCCGCCGCCGTCCGCTCGCCCCGCGAGGCATCCGCGCCGCACGCGCTGAGCACCGAGGAAGTACGCGGTGTCGTCGACGCGTTCCGCATCTCGGCGGCGAACAGCGTGCAGGCCGGCTTCCACGGCGTCGAGCTGCACGCGGGGCACGGCTATCTGCTCGCCCAGTTCCTCTCCCGTGTCACCAACACCCGTGACGACGGCTACGGCGACCGCATCGCCCTGCTCGCCCAGGTGATCGACGCGATCCGCGCCGAGATCGGTCAACTCCCCATCGGCGTAAGGGTGTCGGTGGAGGCCGGCAAAGCCTCCGGGCTCGGCCTGGACGACCTGATCGAGCTGCTTCCACGGCTCGACGCCGCCTCGCCCTTCACGTACGCCAACGTGACGACCGGCGTCCGCAACACGTACGTCCCCGGCATGGCGACGACCCGCCCGCCGCTCCTCGAATCCGTGGCCCGGCTGCGTGCAGCGGTCGCCGTGCCACTGCTGGTCAGCCAGGGGTTCCGTGGGGTGGCCGATATCGAGCGGGCGCTGGACGCGGGCGCCGATCTCGTCGGCATGGCGCGGCCGTTCATCGCCGACCCGGACTTCGCCCGCAAAGTGAGCTCCGGCGACGAGCGCGCCATACGCCCCTGCACCGGCTGCAACGAGGGCTGCCGGACCTTCGAGCCCACCGGGTCCTGCTCGGTGAATCCCGAACTCGGCCCGCCAGGAGCCACCGCCCGCCCGGCCGTTCCCCTGCTCCTGCGCCGGCGCCCCGGCTCCCGGAGCGGGCCCGTGGCCGTCCTGGGCGCGGGGCCCGCCGGCATGGAATGCGCGATGGCGCTCGCCCGCACCGGCGCCACGGTGGTCGTCTTCGACAGCGCGCGAGAAGTCGGCGGCCAGGCCCGCCTCGCCGCGCTCGCAGCGCACCGCCCGGGGTGGCAGAAGCTCGTCGATTTCCAGCGCGACCAGCTCTCCGACCTCGGCGTGCGCGTACGTTTGGGCACATCCCCGATGTCCGCCGAACTCGTGGAGTACGCCCACATCGTGCTCGCCACCGGCGCCGAGGAGACCGCGGTCCCTGTGCCGGGCGAGCTGCCAACGCTCACCAGCACGGACTTCCTCCAGCAGTACGCCGACGTGGTGCCGCGGGCCCCCAGGGTCGCCGTCCTCGACGACGGCTTCGGCTGGTGGCAGGGCGTCAGCGCCGTCGAGAGCGCGCTGGCGGCCGGCGCCCGCGAAGTCACGCTCATCACCCCCGGCAACGGATTCGCCACGGGCCTGTCGCCGGAGAACCGCACCCAGCTGATGAACCGCCTCACCGGCGCGCCGCTCCGTGTCGTCGCCATGAACGGCGTGATGTCGACGACCGCGGACGGCGTGCGGCTGTGCCATGTCCTGGACGGCGCGGAGACCGACCTCACTGCCGACGTCCTGGTGACCGTCGGCGAACGCCACCCGCGCCGCCCGGACTTCACCCCGGCCGACGGGCAGAGCGTCCGAGCCGTCGGCGACTGCGTCGTGCCGCGCCGCATCGCCCATGCCGTCGCCGAAGGTCGCGCGGCCGCGGAGGCGGTCGCCGCGGGACCGCCGTCGGCCATGTCCTGA
- a CDS encoding LLM class flavin-dependent oxidoreductase produces MSVSHYPADFGVFMAPFHKIGVSPTVLFERDLAVIELADRLGFQEAWLGEHHSGGHEPIGAPELMLAAVARTTRTIKLGTAVNSLPYHNPFLLAERLVMLDHLTHGRAIMGFGPGQLVSDAYMLGIDPSTQRDRMLEAAEVVMRLLRGETVTQKSDWFDLHEAKLQLRPYTVPELDVVVAAVTSPSGPVTAGRLGIGMINLSASSPAAFKALRTHWGIAEREAASHGRTVDRRNWRLSAITHIAETEEQARADCRHGFEEIWNYLSHISPLPASDKPDVDGMIGDAIESGSVLIGTPDTAIELIRKLADQTGGFGSFVMTLTDFTTFDRQKRAVELFAEYVIPEFRGQLQSVREHNAWVRDNEWKTETMAAINAASQKYARQTAAAQQASEAR; encoded by the coding sequence ATGTCCGTATCCCACTACCCGGCCGACTTCGGCGTCTTCATGGCTCCCTTCCACAAGATCGGCGTCAGCCCCACCGTTCTCTTCGAGCGGGATCTGGCCGTCATCGAGCTGGCCGATCGCCTCGGCTTCCAGGAGGCATGGCTGGGGGAGCACCACTCCGGGGGGCATGAGCCGATCGGGGCCCCCGAACTGATGCTCGCCGCGGTCGCGCGCACCACGCGCACCATCAAGCTCGGTACGGCAGTGAACTCGCTGCCGTACCACAACCCGTTTCTGCTGGCCGAGCGCCTGGTGATGCTCGATCACCTCACCCACGGACGCGCGATCATGGGCTTCGGCCCCGGGCAGTTGGTATCCGACGCGTACATGCTCGGCATCGACCCGTCCACCCAGCGGGACCGGATGCTCGAGGCCGCCGAGGTGGTCATGCGGCTCCTGCGCGGTGAGACCGTCACGCAGAAGAGCGACTGGTTCGACCTGCACGAGGCGAAGCTGCAATTGCGTCCCTACACCGTCCCCGAACTGGACGTGGTCGTCGCGGCGGTCACCTCACCGTCGGGCCCGGTGACAGCCGGCAGGCTCGGCATCGGCATGATCAACCTCTCCGCGAGCTCACCGGCGGCCTTCAAGGCACTCCGCACGCACTGGGGCATCGCGGAACGGGAAGCCGCGAGCCATGGCCGGACCGTCGATCGCAGGAATTGGCGTCTGTCCGCCATCACCCACATCGCCGAGACCGAGGAGCAGGCCCGCGCGGACTGCCGCCACGGCTTCGAAGAGATCTGGAACTACCTCTCCCACATATCGCCGCTCCCTGCTTCGGACAAGCCCGACGTCGACGGAATGATCGGCGACGCGATCGAGTCCGGGTCGGTGCTGATCGGGACCCCGGACACCGCGATCGAACTCATCAGGAAGCTGGCCGACCAGACCGGCGGCTTCGGCAGCTTCGTGATGACGCTGACCGACTTCACCACTTTCGACAGGCAGAAGCGCGCGGTCGAACTCTTCGCCGAGTACGTCATCCCTGAATTCAGGGGGCAGTTGCAGTCCGTGCGTGAGCACAACGCCTGGGTGCGTGACAACGAATGGAAGACCGAGACCATGGCGGCGATCAACGCGGCCTCCCAGAAGTACGCCCGGCAGACGGCCGCGGCCCAGCAGGCGTCCGAGGCCCGCTGA